One segment of Microbacterium arborescens DNA contains the following:
- a CDS encoding DUF6049 family protein: MTDISPATARARRGRRGARVLGWLAAAAIVIAPLASPAAAVAETSPSPTPSASPTPGAPGVATLIAAPASGGLVANGSDAVISVDQRNGSPRALPAGTVSVSLSRSALTSPQAVVDWLRPAEDADETLPVFEEVASTDVTELAAGDERATNVSISATEKDLVGLAPGVYPVVASGPGGSARTVITVPRTDAPPRSVTVIVPVTAGARTSGMLTAAELSELTAENGALSAVLDAVTGTPAVLAVDPAIVASIRVLGSSAPASATGWLTSLMSLPNERFALQFGDADLATQVHAGLTAPLEPTTLAPYADPADFSASAGSTTPAAVPDLRQLLAVGTAANTVRDVFWPAGGTAGPDVVTTLDAQADADADVLTLVPSDTVAGDGGVRAAAGDADLLVYDNLVSAELARVAAASDDAPVRSAELAAATAQVALSGETPIVTTIDRPAASSRTSIRAAISAVTGSAGATPTSLLALRAAAPAQVTVADIPAAADRVAALQRFLADEERLATFATALVEPTQLTARERTAILQLIGDGWLNDPTAWATAVAQHEQNTESTLDAVGIANPGTINFLATSAPIPVTVRNDLPWPVSLVLFAETGDPRLIVQKATVVEAGAQQNTRVDVPVEARVGSGDTTLSLQLRSTAAVPIGASEAIGLTVRAEWESVGITAIIVIVVVLFAGGVIRTVLKLRRRRNENAAEQQDTPEQQESTE, encoded by the coding sequence ATGACCGACATTTCCCCTGCCACCGCCCGCGCCCGTCGCGGCCGTCGCGGTGCCCGCGTACTCGGCTGGCTCGCCGCTGCCGCGATCGTCATCGCCCCGCTCGCCTCTCCCGCCGCCGCCGTCGCCGAGACGTCGCCGAGCCCGACACCGAGTGCCAGTCCGACGCCCGGCGCCCCCGGGGTGGCCACGCTCATCGCCGCTCCCGCGAGCGGCGGGCTCGTCGCGAACGGCAGCGACGCGGTGATCTCGGTGGATCAGCGGAACGGTTCACCGCGCGCACTGCCCGCCGGCACCGTGTCGGTGTCACTGTCGCGCTCTGCGCTGACATCGCCGCAGGCGGTCGTCGACTGGTTGCGCCCCGCCGAGGACGCCGACGAGACACTGCCGGTCTTCGAAGAGGTCGCCAGCACCGATGTCACCGAGCTCGCGGCCGGCGACGAGCGCGCCACGAATGTGTCGATCTCAGCGACCGAGAAGGACCTCGTCGGCCTCGCCCCCGGCGTCTACCCCGTCGTGGCCTCCGGTCCCGGCGGGTCGGCGCGCACGGTCATCACCGTGCCCCGCACCGACGCACCGCCGCGCTCGGTCACCGTCATCGTCCCCGTCACCGCGGGCGCCCGCACGTCGGGCATGCTCACGGCCGCGGAGCTCTCCGAGCTCACCGCCGAGAACGGTGCGCTCAGTGCTGTTCTCGATGCCGTGACCGGCACTCCTGCCGTCCTCGCTGTCGACCCGGCGATCGTCGCCTCGATCCGGGTTCTGGGATCGAGCGCCCCCGCGAGCGCCACCGGCTGGCTCACGAGCCTCATGTCTCTCCCCAACGAGCGCTTCGCCCTGCAGTTCGGTGACGCCGACCTCGCGACCCAGGTCCACGCCGGCCTGACGGCGCCGCTCGAGCCCACAACCCTCGCCCCGTACGCCGACCCGGCCGACTTCAGCGCCTCCGCAGGTTCGACCACCCCCGCTGCCGTGCCCGACCTGCGGCAGCTGCTCGCCGTCGGAACCGCGGCGAACACCGTCCGCGACGTGTTCTGGCCGGCCGGTGGCACCGCCGGACCGGATGTCGTCACGACGCTCGACGCCCAGGCCGACGCAGACGCCGACGTGCTCACCCTCGTGCCGTCCGACACCGTTGCCGGCGATGGCGGCGTTCGCGCCGCGGCGGGCGACGCCGATCTGCTGGTCTACGACAACCTCGTCTCGGCCGAGCTCGCACGCGTCGCCGCCGCCTCGGACGACGCACCGGTTCGCAGCGCCGAACTCGCGGCAGCCACCGCGCAGGTCGCCCTCAGCGGCGAGACCCCGATCGTCACGACCATCGATCGGCCGGCGGCGAGCTCGCGCACCAGCATCAGGGCGGCGATCTCCGCCGTCACCGGCAGCGCGGGGGCGACCCCGACGTCGCTGCTAGCCCTTCGTGCGGCAGCGCCGGCTCAGGTCACCGTCGCCGACATCCCCGCCGCCGCCGACCGCGTCGCGGCCCTCCAACGCTTCCTCGCCGACGAGGAACGGCTCGCGACCTTCGCCACGGCGTTAGTCGAGCCCACGCAGCTGACGGCACGCGAACGCACCGCCATCCTGCAGCTGATCGGCGACGGCTGGCTGAATGACCCGACCGCGTGGGCGACCGCCGTGGCGCAGCACGAGCAGAACACCGAGAGCACGCTGGATGCCGTCGGTATCGCCAATCCCGGCACCATCAACTTCCTCGCCACGAGTGCGCCCATCCCGGTCACCGTTCGGAACGACCTGCCCTGGCCGGTCTCGCTCGTGCTCTTCGCCGAGACCGGCGACCCCCGACTCATCGTGCAGAAGGCGACCGTCGTCGAAGCGGGGGCGCAGCAGAACACCCGTGTCGACGTGCCGGTCGAGGCACGCGTCGGAAGCGGAGACACCACCCTCAGCCTGCAGTTGCGCAGCACCGCCGCCGTGCCGATCGGCGCATCGGAAGCCATCGGTCTCACGGTGCGCGCCGAGTGGGAATCGGTCGGCATCACGGCCATCATCGTGATCGTCGTCGTCCTCTTCGCGGGCGGCGTGATCCGCACGGTCCTGAAGCTCCGGCGGCGCCGGAACGAGAACGCAGCTGAACAGCAGGACACCCCCGAACAGCAGGAGAGCACCGAGTGA